The following coding sequences lie in one Musa acuminata AAA Group cultivar baxijiao chromosome BXJ1-8, Cavendish_Baxijiao_AAA, whole genome shotgun sequence genomic window:
- the LOC135587488 gene encoding myb-related protein 308-like, whose protein sequence is MGRTPCCDKANVKKGPWSPEEDTKLKEFIGKHGTGGNWIALPQKAGLNRCGKSCRLRWLNYLRPNIKHGEFSEEEERIICNLFANIGSRWSIIASHLPGRTDNDIKNYWNTKLKKKFLGIVPSQKKQQHQLQLQQQQQHHNLFSSLFSLSQGGCNTTAPDLELVAGLGEFPSLISQRIPGFASTSTTATAASALLQVPYRQPLQMMERSHTTMIAFGNSDPSCNSSGGSCTQISYGTELEYDYDVGRGFEGEQISIDNYATYGGLEYNSRSLRPGGGGHVETPLDYTYEEIKHLLSSNNSGCNTINNDNPSLP, encoded by the exons ATGGGGAGGACTCCTTGCTGTGACAAGGCTAATGTGAAGAAGGGCCCTTGGTCTCCGGAGGAGGACACAAAGCTGAAGGAGTTCATAGGGAAGCATGGGACCGGCGGAAATTGGATTGCTCTCCCTCAAAAGGCTG GGCTGAATCGATGTGGGAAGAGCTGCAGGCTGAGATGGCTCAACTACCTGAGACCCAACATAAAGCATGGAGAGTTCtcggaagaggaggagaggataaTATGCAACCTCTTTGCCAACATTGGAAGCAG GTGGTCTATCATAGCTTCCCATCTTCCAGGCAGGACCGATAACGATATCAAGAACTATTGGAACACCAAGCTCAAGAAGAAATTCCTAGGTATTGTTCCTTCCCAGAAGAAACAACAACATCAACTGCAactgcaacagcagcagcaacaccaCAACCTCTTCTCGTCACTCTTCTCCTTGTCCCAAGGTGGCTGCAACACCACCGCCCCGGATCTAGAACTCGTCGCGGGTCTCGGAGAATTCCCTTCACTGATCTCTCAGAGAATCCCGGGATTTGCCTCCAcctccaccaccgccaccgccgcttCTGCTCTCTTACAAGTTCCATATCGTCAGCCCCTGCAGATGATGGAGAGGAGTCATACTACTATGATAGCTTTTGGTAATTCTGATCCCAGCTGCAACTCCTCTGGTGGCAGCTGCACTCAGATCAGCTACGGGACGGAGTTGGAGTACGACTATGACGTCGGTAGAGGCTTTGAAGGAGAGCAGATTAGCATCGACAACTACGCGACGTATGGCGGTCTTGAGTACAACAGCAGATCGTTACGGCCGGGAGGAGGAGGCCATGTAGAAACTCCATTGGATTACACCTATGAGGAGATCAAGCACTTGTTGAGCTCCAATAATTCTGGGTGCAACACCATCAACAACGACAACCCTTCTCTACCTTAA
- the LOC135587489 gene encoding uncharacterized protein LOC135587489 isoform X2: protein MASYGASSSSAAAENPWTPPYCSVVAVDTSAFCYRVCSICERTLSDTASNCPVCSRRIPNAGSKHVYRLLVSVGTVDRVMVVVCFDRAARVLMGCSADDWTDFLGAHPSAREKVGELLQGEMLRMTLSRSRKGNAEHLRVASVVPLRAGFRPVIDRLRRLYGVEAGAPSSSHRGC from the exons ATGGCGTCCTATGgagcgtcgtcgtcgtcggcggcGGCGGAGAATCCATGGACACCGCCCTATTGCTCGGTGGTGGCCGTAGACACGTCCGCCTTCTGCTACCGTGTCTGCTCCATCTGCGAGCGGACCCTCTCCGATACCGCCTCCAACTGCCCCGTCTGCAGCCGTCGGATCCCCAACGCCGGCTCGAAGCACGTCTACCGCCTCCTC GTATCGGTTGGCACGGTGGACAGGGTGATGGTGGTGGTGTGCTTCGACAGGGCGGCGAGGGTGCTTATGGGGTGCTCCGCGGACGACTGGACGGACTTCCTGGGGGCGCATCCGTCGGCAAGGGAGAAGGTCGGGGAGCTGCTTCAGGGGGAGATGCTGAGGATGACGCTGAGCCGGTCGAGGAAGGGCAATGCGGAGCACCTGCGGGTGGCGTCGGTGGTGCCGCTCCGCGCCGGGTTCCGCCCCGTCATCGACAGGTTGAGGAGACTGTACGGGGTGGAGGCTGGGGCTCCGTCCAGCAGCCACCGCGGCTGTTGA
- the LOC103994547 gene encoding serine carboxypeptidase 3-like yields MARHVHQGNNAKEGIHIKLKGFAIGNGQSNTLVMHWVRELLRNLTAKASALCSIQHMNLPSNFVERQRLCLAWRHVICDTIVSSITKQLEIIMTLGSNVKAACAMTSPRVPLSDI; encoded by the exons ATGGCACG CCATGTTCATCAAGGGAATAATGCTAAAGAAGGCATTCATATAAAGCTGAAG GGTTTTGCAATTGGCAATGGACAAAGCAATACACTGGTTATGCACTGGGTACGGGAATTATTAAGGAATCTGACTGCAAAAGCATCGGCACTATGTTCTATCCAGCATATGAACTTGCCATCAAACTTTGTG GAACGTCAAAGACTGTGTCTTGCTTGGCGTCATGTCATTTGCGACACCATAGTCAGTTCAATCACGAAACAGCTAGAAAT TATTATGACATTAGGAAGCAATGTGAAGGCAGCCTGTGCTATGACTTCTCCTCGAGTCCCTTTAAGCGACATCTAG
- the LOC135587489 gene encoding uncharacterized protein LOC135587489 isoform X1: MASYGASSSSAAAENPWTPPYCSVVAVDTSAFCYRVCSICERTLSDTASNCPVCSRRIPNAGSKHVYRLLVVSVGTVDRVMVVVCFDRAARVLMGCSADDWTDFLGAHPSAREKVGELLQGEMLRMTLSRSRKGNAEHLRVASVVPLRAGFRPVIDRLRRLYGVEAGAPSSSHRGC; encoded by the exons ATGGCGTCCTATGgagcgtcgtcgtcgtcggcggcGGCGGAGAATCCATGGACACCGCCCTATTGCTCGGTGGTGGCCGTAGACACGTCCGCCTTCTGCTACCGTGTCTGCTCCATCTGCGAGCGGACCCTCTCCGATACCGCCTCCAACTGCCCCGTCTGCAGCCGTCGGATCCCCAACGCCGGCTCGAAGCACGTCTACCGCCTCCTCGTA GTATCGGTTGGCACGGTGGACAGGGTGATGGTGGTGGTGTGCTTCGACAGGGCGGCGAGGGTGCTTATGGGGTGCTCCGCGGACGACTGGACGGACTTCCTGGGGGCGCATCCGTCGGCAAGGGAGAAGGTCGGGGAGCTGCTTCAGGGGGAGATGCTGAGGATGACGCTGAGCCGGTCGAGGAAGGGCAATGCGGAGCACCTGCGGGTGGCGTCGGTGGTGCCGCTCCGCGCCGGGTTCCGCCCCGTCATCGACAGGTTGAGGAGACTGTACGGGGTGGAGGCTGGGGCTCCGTCCAGCAGCCACCGCGGCTGTTGA
- the LOC103994508 gene encoding mitochondrial outer membrane protein porin 6, with amino-acid sequence MGIGPAPFSEIGKKARDLLNKDYNFDHKFIFSKTSDSGLGLTATGIKVNELFIGDISTQYKSGKTVVDVKVDTNSNISTTVTVNELLAGAKTSLSFKIPDQKSGKLDVHYLHDLVAFNSSIGLTPTPLLEFAAAIGSRELTLGAEIGFDSASASFTKYNAGLGFNKHDFSAALMLTDKGETLKASYIHVLNPINGAAVAAEMIHKFNTNENGFTIGSSHNVDPLTMVKTRFSNSGKAAVLCQHQWRPKSFITLSAEYDPKAVSAPPKLGLALALKP; translated from the exons ATGGGGATTGGTCCAGCTCCGTTCTCTGAGATTGGGAAGAAAGCTAGAG ATCTTTTGAACAAGGATTACAACTTCGACCACAAATTCATTTTTTCTAAAACAAGTGATTCTGGTCTG GGTCTTACAGCTACTGGCATCAAAGTAAATGAATTATTTATTGGTGATATAAGTACACAGTACAAAAGTGGTAAAACAGTTGTTGATGTCAAAGTCGATACAAATTCCAAT ATCTCAACAACAGTTACTGTTAATGAATTGTTGGCTGGTGCAAAGACTTCATTGAGCTTTAAGATACCTGATCAGAAGTCTGGGAAG CTTGATGTGCACTACCTCCATGATCTTGTAGCTTTCAATTCTAGCATTGGCTTGACCCCGACCCCTTTGCTGGAGTTTGCTGCAGCAATTGGCAGCAGGGAACTTACTCTGGGTGCTGAGATTGGATTTGATAGTGCATCTGCTTCTTTCACCAAATACAATGCTGGGTTGGGCTTTAACAAGCATGATTTCTCTGCGGCGCTAATGTT GACTGACAAGGGAGAGACCCTCAAGGCTTCTTATATCCATGTGCTAAATCCAATCAATGGAGCTGCAGTGGCTGCTGAAATGATCCACAAGTTCAACACAAACGAGAACGGTTTCACCATTGGAAGCTCGCACAACGTTGATCCTCTGACCATGGTAAAGACACGGTTTAGCAACAGCGGAAAGGCTGCTGTCCTCTGTCAGCACCAGTGGAGGCCGAAATCCTTCATAACGCTTTCGGCCGAGTACGACCCCAAGGCAGTAAGCGCACCTCCCAAGTTGGGTCTGGCTCTAGCTCTCAAACCGTGA